TCACCGTTGGATCAAACTTTTCTTCCGCAGCTTTGTGTTCTTCAACAGCTGCCACATGTAGTGTATCTTCCGCCTTCAAAACGCTATCTTGCTCCTCGAAAGCGAAGGTCTTAAATGACATAAAAGCTAAAAAAAGAGCAAAAACTGTCTTTAGTCTGATTTTTTTGTAATTTAAAATGTGGCTAAAATCCATTGATTCCGTGTTTTTTACTTTTTAATTTGGTGGCGCAAGTTAACTAACAAACAATAGATTTCAAAGACCGTAAATAAGAAATACGCAGAAAAAAAATTTATGACGAAAATTATGGGGTCTACTTTGAATTTATTGAGGTAAAAAACAGCTAATAACATACTCAGCAACAACCGGATAACAATACCTCCCATTGACATTAAAACCTGTCCTTCGCCTCCATTTTTTATTCCATACCAGGAAACTAAGTAAACTACTATTGCAATACCTGCCATGAACCCAAAAATCACCCAATATTTAGGAATAAAATAGGTAATCAAATTAAATGGGTACATTAATAAAAGACTAACGCCTACTAACAATAAAGTATATACAAAGAAAAGACTAAAAAACTTGCTTAAACCCAAAATCAAAAAGTATTTATAAACTTTAATTATCGAGGAGCAAATTTATGAATTGTTTTCAGATAATCACCAAGCAGATAAGGTATTACGGCTTTTTATTTAATAAATCTCTAAAAACTGTACATAAAGCTATTATAACGCCTACCAAACTGAGTAAACCAGTGACAACTGGCGTTTTGTTTTGCTGATACTCGTCTATTTTATATCCTATGAAAGTACATATTCCAATTATGCCTATCATTTGAAATGCTAATGCAGAATACTTGACGTAGCTATTTGCAGAATTAAGAAATTGCTTCTTTTTCTCTTGTGGATTCTTCTTTTGCATCAAAAATAGAACTTGTATCTGTTACTCCTGTTTGACAAAAACCGCTAAAGTCGGCACCATTTTCTATAACCAATTTATTAGAAGAAATGTTTCCATTAACTTTAGCCGTCTGCTTTAAAAACAGGTTCTCTCCAACGGCAATATTTCCTGTGACAACACCCGATATCTCTGCAGAATAGGCATAAATATTCCCTATTACTTCCCCTACAGCCCCAATAACAACTTTAGCTTTTGAAATTACGTCACCAACTATAGTACCATCTACACGGATGTCACCTTTTGTTGCCAAATTTCCTTTTATTTCTGTTCCTTCGCCAACAATATTTATAGAGCTAGCCTTTTGCTCGTTCTGTTGTCTTTTTTGTTTTTGAAACATCTTCAAATCTTTAAAAATTCATAAATTTTTCTGGATTCACAGGACTACCGTTCATCCAGAGTTCGAAATGTAAATGAGGGCCAGTTGTATATTCCCCTGTATTCCCAACTACTGCTATTACGTCCCCGGCTCTAACAAAACTACCGGTCTTTTTTAATAATGCAGAACAATGCTTATAGAAAGAAATCATATTATCTCTATGCTGAATTGCGATAACATTACCCGTTTCGGGAGTAAATGAAGAAAATACAACTGTTCCTTCTAATACTGCTTTTATGTTTTCATTCTTTTTTGCTGCAATATCAATTCCGAAATGAGATCCATTTTTATCAAAATGCTCGGTTACATTTCCTTTTATTGGACTGAAAAAAGTAAAGGCATTAACTCCTTTCTTATTTTCACTGCCTGCTTGTTCTACGTTAAGATCAAACTGACTTTCGGATTCTATAAGCTTCCGCAATTCCAATTCCTCTTTGGATATTTTACTATTTAACAGCTTATCACTTTTAGAGTCGTCTTTATCTTCACCTTTCGATTGAACCTTACCTTCAACATTTCCATTAATTACATTTCTTATATTTTCTAAATAGATATCATTTTGATGACTCAACTTGGTTAATGAATCTATTTTCATATATGCATTAACTATTTCTCTTTGAGAAGAAATGTCGGAGACACCTATCAGATATTGCTTCAATGGAGTCATTTTTATAATAAGCAATGTTAAAAATATCAAAACAATGGCAAAAGCTCCCGTTCCCATAATCAGATACCATAACGAAGCTCTAAAAGAAATCTTTTCCTCAAAAGTATTATCGTTTAATACAACCAATTTATATTTTTCTTTTAATCGTGTTATGAGCTTTTTTCTTTTGGCCATTCTTTGCGAGAATTACTGAGCTTATTAATATATTTAGCCGTTAAAATACGACAAGATAAAAATATTTTGGCTCGTATTTGATTTAAACTTTAAAATTTTGGTTTTGGACGTAAGCATTAAACAGTTTATTAAATATCTATCATTTACAGTAATACTTGCGATAACTGCCTGTGCATCTAAAAAATCTGATAGAAAGGTATCTTTCATAAAGAATCTAACTGCTCATTATAATATTTATTATAATGCATCAGAAATGTTAAAAACTACCGAGATTAACATTAAAAATTCAAACAAGGATGATTACAACCGTTTACTGAAAATTTTCCCTATTCCAAGTAAAGAGACTTCCAACGCAGAAACCGAAAATTTAAATGAAGTTATTTTAAGGGCAAATAGAATTGCTCTTGAAAAATATGAGAGTAACTGGATTGACGATGCTTTTTTGCTATTGGCCAAGGCCGAGTATTATAAAGGAAATTTTTTCAATGCAGCAGAATACTTCAGTTATGTTTCTCAGAATTTCCCTCAGGAGAAACAGAATACCATAGAAGCTTTAATATGGCACGGAAAATCATTATTTGCTTTAAATAAATACAAGGAGGCCGATTCTGTATTGCAATCGGCTTATGCTAAAAACCAGAAATATTACAGAGCAGAGCTTAATGCTGCACTGGCAAACTCTCACTTACACCAAAATAAATTAAACGATGCAGAACATCATTTAGGAAAAGCTGTAAGTTTTGCAAAGGACAGATATTCTAAAATAAGATGGACTTATATTCTGGCTCAATTGCAAGAGGAGGTTAATAAACCCGAAACGGCTTACAAAAATTACGGAAAGGTTGTAAAAAGCAACGCTTCTTTCGAAATGTCTTTCAATGCAAATCTCTCTCAGGTTAGATTAAAAGAGTCCGCCAGCGGTATTCAGTTTAATAAAATAGCCACACTGCATCGACTTTTAAAAGAGGATAAGAACAAAGAATTTAAAGATCAGATTTATTATCAAATTGGACAATCATACGAAGATTTAGCGAATTTAAAAGATGCTATCAAGTATTACGACATCTCGGCGCACACCGAACCGGGGAGTGCCAAACAAAAAGCGTTATCTTATTTAAAGCTCGCTGAGATAAACTTTGATTCGCTAAAAAATTACTCGAAAGCGCAACTTTATTATGACAGTACGCTTCAAAGCTTGCCTAATGATTATCCTACTTTTAATGCGATCTCATTAAAGGCTAAAAATCTGCAATACCTTGCAGACAGGCTTATGCTGATTGAAGAAGAAAAAGAATTACTGATGTTAAGCAAATTGCCTGAGGACGAACGCGCGCATTATATCGAAAACAAAATCAAAGAAAACGAAAAAGAAGATGTCGTTTCCTCTAACCAATCTGCAAATGATTTTAGGCTTTCTTCCCCTGATCCTAATTTACGTAAAGACAATGAGACTTTCTATTTCAACAACAGCACAGCCATTTCTCAAGGTATAAATGAATTCAAAAAAAAATGGGGTAACCGTAAGCTTAGTGATAACTGGCGAATCAGTTCCGGGGTAACTAACATTTCTATAGATCAGGAATCAAATAAATCAGACGCTACTCTACAAAATACTTTTTCTAAGAAAATTATCGATAAGGATTCTTTGAAATCAA
This genomic interval from Pseudopedobacter saltans DSM 12145 contains the following:
- a CDS encoding AtpZ/AtpI family protein produces the protein MQKKNPQEKKKQFLNSANSYVKYSALAFQMIGIIGICTFIGYKIDEYQQNKTPVVTGLLSLVGVIIALCTVFRDLLNKKP
- a CDS encoding bactofilin family protein — translated: MFQKQKRQQNEQKASSINIVGEGTEIKGNLATKGDIRVDGTIVGDVISKAKVVIGAVGEVIGNIYAYSAEISGVVTGNIAVGENLFLKQTAKVNGNISSNKLVIENGADFSGFCQTGVTDTSSIFDAKEESTREKEAIS
- a CDS encoding M23 family metallopeptidase yields the protein MAKRKKLITRLKEKYKLVVLNDNTFEEKISFRASLWYLIMGTGAFAIVLIFLTLLIIKMTPLKQYLIGVSDISSQREIVNAYMKIDSLTKLSHQNDIYLENIRNVINGNVEGKVQSKGEDKDDSKSDKLLNSKISKEELELRKLIESESQFDLNVEQAGSENKKGVNAFTFFSPIKGNVTEHFDKNGSHFGIDIAAKKNENIKAVLEGTVVFSSFTPETGNVIAIQHRDNMISFYKHCSALLKKTGSFVRAGDVIAVVGNTGEYTTGPHLHFELWMNGSPVNPEKFMNF
- the porW gene encoding type IX secretion system periplasmic lipoprotein PorW/SprE, encoding MDVSIKQFIKYLSFTVILAITACASKKSDRKVSFIKNLTAHYNIYYNASEMLKTTEINIKNSNKDDYNRLLKIFPIPSKETSNAETENLNEVILRANRIALEKYESNWIDDAFLLLAKAEYYKGNFFNAAEYFSYVSQNFPQEKQNTIEALIWHGKSLFALNKYKEADSVLQSAYAKNQKYYRAELNAALANSHLHQNKLNDAEHHLGKAVSFAKDRYSKIRWTYILAQLQEEVNKPETAYKNYGKVVKSNASFEMSFNANLSQVRLKESASGIQFNKIATLHRLLKEDKNKEFKDQIYYQIGQSYEDLANLKDAIKYYDISAHTEPGSAKQKALSYLKLAEINFDSLKNYSKAQLYYDSTLQSLPNDYPTFNAISLKAKNLQYLADRLMLIEEEKELLMLSKLPEDERAHYIENKIKENEKEDVVSSNQSANDFRLSSPDPNLRKDNETFYFNNSTAISQGINEFKKKWGNRKLSDNWRISSGVTNISIDQESNKSDATLQNTFSKKIIDKDSLKSIMLNRVPITADQKANTLNKIKNARYEIAMFYKEQLLDQEAAIGELEQSLEDYTIDEPKVAEIYYQLYRLYEDIDTQKSEQYKNLVIKSFPGSIYAKAILNPDFGKESETNLSNLRKEYETAYQSYINKNYTETIERINVLIAKSQEFPSEAAQFEYLKALAIGHTQKAPVFVAQLESILKKYPADSAVSSRIKNQLSFIEKNKTSFYDRPTALLNYDPNEIIPSANYATSTSVDNNQKADKNTPERVEPATPVVSNTKKDQPTPASKIAENATKTENIIPEKEAEKPKPINFANNIRIKHAVVIDVRNAKINVAKPFAALTKYFYTKFAPGSVNLSIRTVGDTDKLIIVKGPFSNREMAEKALAELSNSLPELLDLKASEFTSFVISDPNLLLINSTESLNKYLNFIK